The proteins below come from a single Alkalispirillum mobile genomic window:
- a CDS encoding c-type cytochrome: MREVQTSSKPLNNRAAAIAVGALLGLAVGLPGAAASEDEIQLRHKELLASTCFACHGVEGRRGEEVPALAGQSFRVLQAQLLAFRDDEVPDTTVMNRIAKGYTDEEIEALASYFSNLER; the protein is encoded by the coding sequence ATGCGCGAAGTGCAAACGTCGAGCAAGCCATTGAATAACCGGGCGGCCGCCATAGCCGTCGGTGCCCTGCTAGGCCTCGCAGTCGGGCTGCCCGGCGCCGCCGCCAGCGAGGACGAGATTCAACTCCGACACAAAGAGCTGTTGGCGAGCACCTGCTTTGCCTGCCACGGCGTGGAGGGGCGCCGCGGTGAGGAGGTTCCGGCGCTCGCGGGCCAGTCCTTCCGGGTGCTCCAGGCGCAATTGCTCGCCTTCCGTGATGACGAGGTACCGGATACGACCGTTATGAATCGTATTGCCAAGGGGTACACGGATGAGGAGATCGAGGCCCTGGCCAGCTACTTCTCCAACCTGGAGCGCTGA